The following is a genomic window from Besnoitia besnoiti strain Bb-Ger1 chromosome Unknown contig00069, whole genome shotgun sequence.
aaccatgtggatattaatccacattacattctatctctaaatcatataacggtcgtaaggtacgccggggataacaggtcagataatattgggagttctaatcctcggattgtatcagcacctccatgtcggctcattactcccttgttattgaacaagattcagttaggaacgctagttcaccgtcagatgtaatacgtgagctgggttaagaacgtctggagacagtttgttccctatctaccatattatctaattggtttaattttcttacaaacggcttttggtttgattgaattatcgcacccagataactccataccagtgaaccggtttgtaactccgcttcatatcgtacctgaatggtactttttagcatattatgcggtgttaaaagtaatcccatccaaaaccggtggtttgttagtatttatgtcctctctcattaacttagctcttttatctgaaattcgagctttgaatactcgaatgttgatacgacaacattttatgactcgaaatgtagtcagtggatgggtaattatttgggtatacagtatgatcttcttgattattattggtagtgctattccacaagcgacttatatcttatatggtagattagctactatcgtatatcttactaccggattggttctatgcttatactaaatcaatagttataatgactacagcttccaagcaaacatgattaccgtgatattgaaatccaacacttttagctgtcttaagcagtccagtggggtggtggtgtactgcaatcataaagaacttggttgtctgtatctcataaccggagtcatcttcagtattctaggaactataatgtctttgtttattcgatttgagttatacagttctggatcgcggatcatttgtacagagacgatagctacttataatgtgataataacgatacatggcctagctatgatctttatgttcttaatgcctgctttgtacggaggatatggtaacttctttgtaccaatatatattggtggttcggaagtcgttttcccaagaactaacgcgatctcctattttctagtaccattagtgaactcttttggtctgatcctaagtacgcagtgagctaactagatacaaggaacttgacaagcattaatagatttatataaacgacaaggacatgagtctactggattttataatacagggttgaactgtgggttagtttcaatgcccaaggcagagcactggattggatacccagggaactgtgctcccattaataagaatcatattctaagtcaccaggcatgcaataccaatcagataacaactgaagctagactccatgttacacttactaaaatgggattcctaggttgatataaactacctttttctggggagtatatactacgagttggactactggtttagatcttgaaggtctttgtttaccggatccaagttctcttgtgcttttcatgaccatcatgttaagtgcattaagtatagtggtatccagcgtatatttgaaaaaaccaacatttgtatacaagctgtacgaatatcatgacattcactttggtagtcgccttcttaatgttagtctgtacggaatacacggatcggattcttgttggcctggcaccttttagtaactggatgaacgctttttacgcctggtatgcatggataatactcgactcttctatagtttaaccgctactgctgggactgtatattatgtacttacggtagtactatcaagcctcttcttccaaatagatttcatggaaaacctaaaattcgcatgtttgattgacatttagccgctaatatacaatcatccaagatatatattatctatcgcaggttcggtctaatgtcccgttatactatatagatcacatggcttctggtactttgagatcatgctaacggcgagaagggaagtgtgtttcaaagaaaagggatgtttagccgggaagttagcgtctaaaatatataaccgatagtctcaacttagatgcacagatggacataattaatccttgtacggtttgtacctacttgactcctcagtttaagttaaggagtcctttgtttacagc
Proteins encoded in this region:
- a CDS encoding cytochrome b (encoded by transcript BESB_070310), which produces MSAHYSLVIEQDSFVPYLPYYLIGLIFLQTAFGLIELSHPDNSIPVNRFVTPLHIVPEWYFLAYYAVLKVIPSKTGGLLVFMSSLINLALLSEIRALNTRMLIRQHFMTRNVVSGWVIIWVYSMIFLIIIGSAIPQATYILYGRLATIVYLTTGLVLCLY